A genomic segment from Leptolyngbya boryana PCC 6306 encodes:
- the psbB gene encoding photosystem II chlorophyll-binding protein CP47, producing the protein MGLPWYRVHTVLVNDPGRLIATHLMHTALVAGWAGSMALYELAIFDPSDPVLNPMWRQGMFVLPFMARLGVTSSWGGWSITGETVTDPGFWSFEGVAAAHIVLSGLLFLAACWHWVYWDLELFRDPRTGEPALDLPKMFGIHLFLSGLLCFGFGAFHLTGLFGPGMWVSDAYGVTGHIQPVAPEWGPSGFNPFNPGGVVAHHIAAGIVGIIAGLFHLSVRPPERLYRALRMGNIETVLSSSIAAVFFAAFVVAGTMWYGNATTPIELFGPTRYQWDSGYFRQEIDRRVQGAVADGASLSEAYNQIPEKLAFYDYVGNSPAKGGLFRTGQMNKGDGIAQTWLGHPVFKDSEGRELFVRRLPNFFENFPVVLQDADGVIRADIPFRKAESKYSFEQAGVTASIYGGKLDGQVITDPAQVKRFARAAQLGEPFEFDRETLNSDGVFRTSPRGWFTFGHAVFALLFFFGHIWHGSRTIFRDVFAGVDPDLSEEQVEWGRFAKVGDKTTLREPV; encoded by the coding sequence ATGGGACTACCCTGGTACCGCGTACACACAGTCCTGGTGAACGATCCGGGGCGGTTGATTGCGACTCACCTGATGCATACCGCACTGGTTGCAGGTTGGGCGGGATCAATGGCGCTTTATGAGCTTGCGATTTTTGACCCTAGCGATCCAGTTTTGAATCCTATGTGGAGACAAGGCATGTTCGTGCTGCCGTTTATGGCAAGACTCGGCGTGACTTCTTCTTGGGGCGGATGGAGCATTACGGGTGAAACCGTCACCGATCCAGGCTTCTGGTCGTTTGAGGGCGTTGCAGCTGCCCACATCGTTTTATCAGGTTTGCTGTTCTTAGCAGCTTGCTGGCATTGGGTTTATTGGGATTTGGAACTTTTCCGCGATCCGCGTACAGGTGAGCCTGCACTCGATTTGCCGAAAATGTTCGGGATTCATTTGTTCTTGTCGGGATTACTTTGTTTTGGCTTTGGCGCGTTCCACTTGACTGGATTGTTTGGTCCAGGAATGTGGGTATCGGACGCGTATGGGGTGACAGGGCATATTCAGCCTGTTGCGCCTGAATGGGGACCGTCTGGATTTAATCCGTTTAATCCAGGTGGGGTTGTCGCACACCACATTGCGGCGGGAATTGTCGGCATTATTGCAGGCTTGTTCCACCTCAGTGTCCGTCCGCCAGAGCGTTTATATCGCGCTTTGAGAATGGGGAACATCGAAACGGTGTTGTCGAGCAGTATCGCGGCTGTGTTCTTTGCGGCTTTTGTGGTTGCAGGAACGATGTGGTACGGCAATGCGACGACTCCGATCGAGTTGTTTGGTCCGACTCGTTATCAGTGGGATAGCGGCTACTTCCGCCAGGAAATCGATCGTCGAGTTCAGGGTGCAGTAGCGGATGGCGCGAGCTTATCAGAAGCGTATAACCAAATTCCTGAGAAATTGGCGTTCTATGACTATGTCGGTAACAGCCCCGCGAAAGGTGGTTTGTTCCGTACAGGTCAAATGAACAAGGGTGACGGGATTGCTCAAACTTGGCTCGGACATCCGGTGTTCAAGGACAGCGAAGGTCGTGAGTTGTTTGTGCGTCGCTTGCCGAACTTCTTTGAGAACTTCCCAGTTGTGCTTCAAGATGCAGATGGCGTGATCCGCGCTGACATTCCGTTCCGTAAGGCTGAGTCGAAGTACAGCTTTGAACAAGCAGGTGTAACGGCAAGCATTTACGGTGGAAAGTTGGATGGTCAGGTGATCACCGATCCAGCGCAGGTCAAACGCTTTGCGCGTGCGGCTCAGTTGGGTGAACCGTTTGAATTCGATCGTGAAACATTGAATTCGGATGGTGTATTCCGGACTAGCCCGCGTGGATGGTTCACGTTTGGTCATGCGGTCTTTGCATTGTTGTTCTTCTTTGGTCATATCTGGCACGGATCTCGGACGATTTTCCGGGATGTGTTTGCTGGGGTTGACCCAGATTTGTCGGAAGAACAAGTCGAATGGGGACGGTTTGCGAAAGTGGGTGATAAGACCACGCTTCGGGAACCTGTCTAA
- the psbM gene encoding photosystem II reaction center protein PsbM: MQVNELGFIASILFVLVPSVFLLILYIQTASRQPKDE; encoded by the coding sequence ATGCAAGTTAATGAATTAGGATTTATTGCGTCGATTTTGTTTGTGCTTGTGCCGAGCGTGTTTTTGCTGATTCTCTATATCCAGACCGCTAGCCGTCAACCAAAAGACGAGTAA
- the psbO gene encoding photosystem II manganese-stabilizing polypeptide, with the protein MRYRAFIVTLLAFCLSVLTACSEAPAASTEGLTYEQIRNTGLANNCPQIEATSRGSIPIESGKTYSITGLCLQPTSYFVKEETASKRREAEFVPAKLMTRYTSSIDAVSGTLKSNSDGSLTFTEEDGLDFQAITVQLPGGERVPFLFTIKGLVATTDPGSSSINTSTDFTGEFRVPSYRTSNFLDPKGRGLTTGYDNAVALPASADSEELRKENVKRFQLDKGTISLQVAKIDSASGEIAGTFESDQPSETDMGSREASEVKIRGLFYARVAPAA; encoded by the coding sequence ATGAGGTATCGCGCTTTTATTGTGACACTGTTGGCGTTCTGCCTGAGTGTTTTGACCGCTTGTAGTGAAGCTCCCGCTGCCAGTACGGAAGGCTTAACCTACGAGCAAATCCGTAACACGGGCTTGGCAAATAACTGCCCCCAAATCGAAGCCACCTCTCGTGGCTCTATCCCGATTGAGAGCGGCAAAACCTACTCAATCACTGGATTGTGTCTGCAACCCACATCTTATTTCGTCAAAGAAGAAACGGCGAGCAAGCGTCGCGAAGCTGAGTTTGTCCCGGCGAAGTTGATGACTCGCTATACTTCCTCGATCGATGCAGTTTCAGGAACCCTAAAATCGAACTCTGATGGTAGCTTGACCTTCACCGAAGAAGATGGTCTGGACTTCCAAGCGATTACCGTTCAGCTTCCTGGGGGCGAACGCGTGCCGTTCTTGTTCACGATTAAAGGTCTAGTTGCAACCACCGATCCGGGTTCTTCGAGCATCAACACGTCAACCGACTTTACCGGCGAATTCCGTGTGCCCTCCTACCGGACATCCAACTTCCTTGATCCGAAAGGTCGGGGTCTGACCACAGGCTATGACAACGCAGTTGCACTTCCTGCTTCGGCTGACTCTGAAGAATTGAGAAAGGAAAACGTCAAGCGTTTCCAGTTGGATAAAGGCACTATCTCGCTGCAAGTTGCAAAAATCGACAGTGCATCGGGCGAAATTGCAGGAACCTTTGAAAGCGATCAACCCTCAGAAACCGATATGGGATCGCGTGAAGCAAGCGAGGTAAAAATCCGTGGATTGTTCTACGCACGAGTTGCACCTGCAGCGTAA
- a CDS encoding 2Fe-2S iron-sulfur cluster-binding protein, giving the protein MQPADTDLQAISEVQPEEGMSAEPPKPAFQSASIKFIKEDKEVVAAQGANLRIKAIENQVDLYTLGGKLMNCGGYGQCGTCIVEIVEGMENLSPRTAFEERKLKKKPASYRLACQALVNGAVSVKTKP; this is encoded by the coding sequence ATGCAACCCGCCGATACTGACCTCCAAGCGATTTCTGAAGTCCAACCTGAAGAAGGGATGAGCGCTGAACCGCCGAAACCTGCGTTTCAGTCTGCCAGCATCAAATTCATCAAAGAAGACAAAGAAGTCGTTGCGGCTCAAGGGGCAAATTTGCGGATTAAAGCGATCGAGAATCAAGTGGATCTCTACACGCTCGGTGGCAAACTCATGAATTGCGGGGGGTATGGACAATGCGGCACTTGCATCGTTGAAATTGTCGAAGGGATGGAAAATCTCTCGCCTCGAACCGCCTTTGAGGAGCGCAAACTCAAGAAAAAACCAGCGTCCTACCGTCTTGCTTGTCAGGCGCTAGTCAACGGGGCAGTCAGCGTAAAGACGAAACCCTAA